The genome window GGTGGCCGAGGGCATCGCCCTGGCCGGACGACAGGGGAGGGGGCTGGGGTCGACGGGGCCTTCTTCCCTCGACTTCCCGAGCCCTCCTGGCCAGGAGCCGGCCTTGAAGGTCCACGTCGTCCAACTTCGTTAGCGCGAGGTGCCCTGGCGCGGGTTAAGGTGCAGGGTCCATGTCTCCCGCCGCACCGCAGCAGCGCGAAACCGGTCGCTTCGGCAAGTACCGGCTCATCGACCGCATCGCCGTTGGAGGGATGGCGGAGATCTTCCTCGCGCACCAGGAAGGTGAGGACGGACGCGAGTCGCCCGTCGTCATCAAGCGCATCCGCCCGCACCTGTCCAAGCACGCGGCCTTCGTGAAGATGTTCCTCAACGAGGCCCGGCTCGCCGCCCAGCTCAACCACCCCAACGTCGTGCAGATCCACGACCTGGGCAAAATCGCCGAGAGCTACTTCATCGCCATGGAGTACGTGGCCGGCCGCGACATGCGCCGCGTCGTGCCCAAGGCGGAGGCGCTCGGCATCCCCTTCCCGCTGGTCTACGCGGTGAAGATCGCCTCCTGCGTCTGCGCGGGCCTGCACCACGCGCACACGAAGGCGGACCTCTACGACAACCCGCTCAACATCGTTCACCGGGACGTGTCGCCGGAGAACATCGTCGTCGCCTTCGACGGCTCGGTGAAGATCCTCGACTTCGGCATCGCCAAGGCGGCCAACCAGGTCAGCCAGACGCGCACGGGCGAAATCAAGGGCAAGCTCAGCTACATGAGCCCCGAGCAGTGTCTGGGCAAGGCGCTGGACTGCCGCAGCGACGTGTTCTCGCTCGGCGTCGTGCTCTACGAGTGGCTCACGGGCTTCAAGCTCTTCACGGGCGAGTCCGAGGTCGCCGTGATGCGCAGCATCACCGAGGGGAAGATCTACGCGCCCTCGTACTTCCGCGAGGACCTGCCCGAGCGCGTGGAGGTCATCCTGATGAAGGCGCTCGAGCGGGACCGCGAGCGTCGCTATCAGACGGCGGCGGAGATGCAGAAGGACCTGGACGCGTTCCTGGACGCGTACGACTTCACGCCCACGCCGCTGCACCTGGCCAACTTCATCAAGCAGCTCTTCGAGGAGGAGCTCCAGGAGGAGCAGCGTCGCCAGCGCGCGCGCCAGGCCACCGCGCCCACCTCCGAGGAGGCGCTGGAGCTGTCCGAGGTCGTCGGCGCGCTGGACACCGCTCCACCCCCCGTGTCCGAGCCTTCCCCCGCCGTCACCGCGCCCCTGACGATTCCGCCGGGAATCGCCGCGCTCGCGCCCGGTGGCCCCGAGGAGCGCACCGAGCCGCGCATGCTGGCCGTGCCGCTCACCGTGGAGCAGTTGGAGGCGCTGGAGGCCGTGGCCCGTCGCAACAACGTGCAGCCGGGCCGGCTGGTGGCGGAGCTCCTCGAGTCCTGGCTCAAGTACCGCTGACATGCCTCGGCTGAAGCTGACGCTCGAATACGAGGGCACGCGGTACGTGGGCTGGCAGGTGCAACCCAATGGCCGCGCCCTCCAGGCCGTGCTCGAGGAGTCCCTGGGACGTCTGCTCGGAGAGCAGGTGTCCGTGCGCTCCGCCGGGCGCACCGATTCGGGTGTGCACGCGACAGGACAGGTCATCTGCTTCGACACCGAGCGCGCGCTGCCGCTGAAGGCCTATGTGCAGGGCCTCAACAGCCTGCTGCCAGAGGACGTCGCGGTGGTGAGCGCGGTGGAGGCCCCAGAGGGGTTCGACCCGAGGCGCTGGTCCCGAGGCAAGCGTTACCGTTACCGGGTGAACAATCGCCGCACGCGCTCGCCGCTCCTGCGCACGACGCACTGGGAGGTGTTCGCGCCGCTGGACGTGGAGGCGATGCGGAGGGCCTCCGCGCACCTGCTGGGCCGACATGACTACTCCGCGTTCCGGGCGTCGGACTGCCAGGCGAAGCACGCGGTGCGCGAGGTGCGCCGGCTGTCCGTCGAGGGCGAGCCGGGTGGGGCCATCAGCTTCGTGGTGGAGGGGACGGCCTTCCTGAAGCACATGGTCCGAAACCTCGTGGGCACGCTGGTGGAGGTGGGCAAGGGGCGTCGGTCCGAGGCGTGGGTGGCCGAGGTGCTGGCCTCGCGGAACCGGAAGAACGCGGGGCCCACGGCGCCGCCCCAGGGCCTGGTGCTGGAGGAGGTCTTCTACGCGGACGGCCCGCCTCCTCGCTCAGCGGGGGGCGAAGCGGACGCGGACGAGGACGAGGGCTGAAGTGGAGTAGGCTGCCGGCCGTGAGCCCCAAGACCAGTGCCCTCGAGCCGCTGCGCGTACGCATCCGCCGTTTCCAGTTCATCGTGGGACTGGGTTTCATCGCGCTGGTCATGGGCTCGAC of Myxococcus fulvus contains these proteins:
- a CDS encoding serine/threonine protein kinase, which translates into the protein MSPAAPQQRETGRFGKYRLIDRIAVGGMAEIFLAHQEGEDGRESPVVIKRIRPHLSKHAAFVKMFLNEARLAAQLNHPNVVQIHDLGKIAESYFIAMEYVAGRDMRRVVPKAEALGIPFPLVYAVKIASCVCAGLHHAHTKADLYDNPLNIVHRDVSPENIVVAFDGSVKILDFGIAKAANQVSQTRTGEIKGKLSYMSPEQCLGKALDCRSDVFSLGVVLYEWLTGFKLFTGESEVAVMRSITEGKIYAPSYFREDLPERVEVILMKALERDRERRYQTAAEMQKDLDAFLDAYDFTPTPLHLANFIKQLFEEELQEEQRRQRARQATAPTSEEALELSEVVGALDTAPPPVSEPSPAVTAPLTIPPGIAALAPGGPEERTEPRMLAVPLTVEQLEALEAVARRNNVQPGRLVAELLESWLKYR
- the truA gene encoding tRNA pseudouridine(38-40) synthase TruA → MPRLKLTLEYEGTRYVGWQVQPNGRALQAVLEESLGRLLGEQVSVRSAGRTDSGVHATGQVICFDTERALPLKAYVQGLNSLLPEDVAVVSAVEAPEGFDPRRWSRGKRYRYRVNNRRTRSPLLRTTHWEVFAPLDVEAMRRASAHLLGRHDYSAFRASDCQAKHAVREVRRLSVEGEPGGAISFVVEGTAFLKHMVRNLVGTLVEVGKGRRSEAWVAEVLASRNRKNAGPTAPPQGLVLEEVFYADGPPPRSAGGEADADEDEG